Genomic segment of uncultured Desulfobacter sp.:
TTGCCGCCATCTTCTTGTTCGATGAATCCAAAACCTTTTGACTCGCTAAACCATTTTACGATACCATTTGCCATGTAGGCGTTCTCCTAAATAAAAATAAAAATAAATCGTCTCGATCTTAAAGAATAATCACAGATTTCTCGGGGAAAATATCTAAGGAAGAAACTCAAGCACTTTAAAGTAGTGCAATATGTGCAAAGCATACAGGAACGGATAAGTATGTCAAGGTAATTATTTTTTTTACCTGACACCTTTTGTTAAGGATAGTCACAATATATTGGTGCGCCACGAGGGCGCAGGATATCAGCGGATGAAAGTTCCGTCCGGGAAATTATCGGTTCATCCCGGTAGCGACCCAGACAGTGGGACAGGGAGACCTTCCTGCTGAAGCTCTGGGTACAGATGTAAGCCTATAGGGCTGCAGCAATCTGGCAGGCCGCAACGTGAGTGAACCCTGAGCAGGCCTCGAAAGGAAAGTCGTGGATGCCGACCCGCCCAATATTCGGGGAAGGCCGAAGCGGAACGGGGATGTAACCGATCCACTCGTTTCGATCCACCGGGGTAATGGGGGCAGCATGTCAGAAAGGTATCCTGGGTAACGTGGGAGACCCGTCCCGAATGCGGGGTCGCGACCCGTAACAAGTAAGCAGCGTATTGGTTCGGGCTGGAGTCGGAAAGGGCAATATTACCGATGATGCCGGGTAATGCCGGTTGAGGGAAGTGGCCTTATTTCTGATATTCTTTTAACGGAAATGAGATGAGGTGATTGGCCATGGGCCTGGAAACACCAGATAAAATTCGGATTCTCCAGAGAAAGATTTACCTCAAGGCGAAGTCGGAACCGGACTTTCGATTCTACATGCTTTATGACAAGATTTATCGGAGCGACATTCTTCTGCATGCTTATCTGTCGGCAAGGGCCAATGGGGGGCTGCAGGAGTAGATGGCGTAACTTTCAAACATATCGAGTCAAAGGGTGTGGCGGCGTGGTGCTTAAAGTCAGTTTCATTGGGGGTTATTTGATCTGGGCATTTTTGCGACCAGATTCGGTCTTTACCTTCGAATCCAGGACGTTAATCAGTGCCCCTGAAATAATCAGTGCTCCGCCAATATAGGTCCATAGCGGGGGGATCTCTTTGAAAATAAATACACTGATCAAGACGGCAAATACGATTTGTAGATAGGAGTACGCAGAGGCTTTTCCCGCGGTCAGGGTTTTCATTGCATTGGTTAAACCCAGCTGCCCAAGCTGGGTAAATAGTCCCACCAGAACCAGCATAAACGTAAGGTGTAAATTCGGCCGGACAAAGTCGTTTCCCAGCAGTATCAAAGAGACCGGCAGGGCCACCAATGGAAAGTAGAAAATAATGACCGACGAATCTTCTGTTTGACTCAGTTTTCTGACGATAATATAAGCGATGCCACTCCAAAACGCCCCTGTGATTGCCACAGCGACACTGAATAAGGGTAATTCATGTACTGCCTGTTCCATGAAGGCCGGGCTTACGACCGCAAACAATCCGATCAAACTGAGAAGAAGGCAGATTTTGGTGGATCCCTGAATAGGCTCTTTAAGAAAGACGAGCGCCAGCAATGACGTGAACACCGGATGGGTATACTGTAAAAGTGTAGCCTCGGCCAAAGGCAGGGTGGTCGTGGCATAGTACACGCAGATCAGGGCAATGGTTCCGACCAGGCCTCTGGCAAACAAAAGAGGTTTATTGGTCCCCCAAATAGAGATATGCTTGCGTTTTACGTCGGCATAACTGATCAGCACAGAGACCAGGGCGCGGGCTGCAACGATCTCAAATACGGGGATTCCGAAACTGCCGGCATACTTTACACATGCCGACATCAAGGCAAAGCCCAATGTTGAAAGAAGTACATAGTGAAGCCCTGGGGGAAACATATTTTTTAGAAAGCCGAACATGGTTTATTCCTTTACGCCGCTGTTTATGGGACAGCACTGCCATTTAATACTCTTGGTATAGTTTTTCTTGAAAAAAAAGGTGTATCAGATTAATTGTTTTGTCCGTTAATTTCAAAGTTCATCAATTCGATGAATTGTGAAGCATCGTTGTAAATTGAAAACATAAAAGGAGGTGTATTATGGAAACGTATGAATGTACCGTTTGCGGTCATGTGTATGACTCTGAAAAAGGTGACCCTGATAACAACATTGCCCCAGGAACATCGTTTCAAGATGTTCCAGAAGACTGGACTTGTCCGGTATGTGGTGCAGCAAAAAGCGCTTTTGAAAAAGCTTAATCAGTTCTGACAACGATTCTGGCAAGGTCGTGCCGAATTTTAAGCACATAAATGTCAACATATTGCCGGCAATTGCGGCCATGTCTTTATTGGCGCACTTTCCTTCCCCATGGTTGCATAAAAAATTTGATGCAACCATGGTTTTTTTGCCTAACCATTAGCCTGGCCAACCCTCCGATGGTTTACTTCTCTTCGCATCCTTGGACATGACAGCTGCCCATTTCTTTTTCAAAAAGAGAAACGCGTTTTTCCTTTATAGCACTGGTTCTTGTATGTAGAGGGGCAAATGCCTTCATGGCGTTTAAAAAGTCTGGAAAAATAAGAGGCATCATTGAAGCCCACCGAAAAACACGCCTGAGATACATTTACATTGGGCCGCTCAAGCAGGCGTTTCGCAGCATCCAGCCGTTTAGTATTCAGGTAATTTTTAAACGTTAGCCCCGTGGATATCTTAAACATCCGGCTGAAATAGAACCGACTCACACCTGCTTGCCCGGCCAATTGATCCAGGGTGATTTGATTGCTATAATTGGCGTTTATAAAATCAATGGATTTATTAATTCTCAATTCCTGCTTTAGTTCTACAGATTCGTTTCCTTCTTCTTTTAAGTGCTGCGCGTCATTAAAGTCCCTGTCAATCTTCTTGCTGGCAAGCGCCTTAAAAAAAGTATTCAGCCTGTCATTTTCTTGTAAAATATCGACAAACGCCTGTTTTTCAATCACCAAACACTCAAGGTGGGCGCATTCCCATTTTCCCGGTCATGCCGCCGGCATTGGATTGTGCGTGGTTGCCATGAGTTTCAAACAATCCCAACGCCCTGCTTTAAAGTATGATCGTAGCATAATCATTTTTTCTGCATTTTCCCGATACCAAAAAGTGCATGGACCTTTCAGACGTAAATTCACCACCCTACGAATTGAACTTTCAATAGCACCGCTGCCAATAGGTAAATTCAACGCTTTTACAGTTGGGAAATCAAGCCGTCTTTCATTGCGCACAAAATAATCCCGTTCCGTCTTAATAGCCTTACTGTTTCTGCCTCGACAAAGTGTCTGGACGGCCTGTACTACGTCAGCGGCTTTTCCTTTCAGCAGGAAGCCCCGCTGTTTTGACACCCAGCGTTTGCGCTCCTTGGATGACCAGGTCTTCTTTAGGGCTGATACTTTACCCAAATGCTCCACGGCATGGTAAAAATCAAGAAGTTCATATACTCGCTGAGGAGCCAAACCCAATGCTTTGATCAGTCCGGGGATCCGGTTCCAAATCCAATGTGCTCCATCTGCAACAAACAGTATTTTATCGGACTTCTGGATATGAAGGGCGTTCAAATACCCCTTTAACAGGAGGAATATGCCATCCGGACCGCTGAAACTGCCATCAATAAATGGTGAGAAGCTTTTTTCTTGTTTTCCCTGGGCATCCACCACATAAATAATCAAAAGTTTGGGTTCTCGCCACGCCCCACGAAATCGGGTTCTATTTTTTGGGGTTTTGGGACCTCTTTTCTTCTCTCTTAACCGTGTGCGTCCACCATCGGTGCTTATAACCACCCGTCGCCCTTCAAGTGAATCTCTCTCATTTAGTGGGATTCGCCCCGCTTGTTGCTCGGCTCGGGCCCGTTCTGCGTAACGATAGGTGAGTTTACGGATAACCTTTATATCCAACACCATACCATGATCACAAAGCACTTGACGGACTTCTTCAAAAGAACTCAATAAGGCCGACCAGGCACTCACCATAGAAGCCAAAGCTGGTGAGCAGCGATCATGGATTCCAAGAAGGATTAAACCGGCGTAGGCACCTTTATATCTTTTTCGATTTCGACGGTCACAGGATCGCCGATAATATCGAACACGAACATCAACAGAACTACCTGTACAACACTGAATCGAAACGGTCTCAAGCCCTTCGCTTTTCATCCGGCCCGGCCAGCTGGACATCAATTCTTTTTCTTGATCGACCTGATCATAGGAATTTAATGAGCCCTGGATGCTTTTTTTAAAAGCAAGGCACTCAGTCGATTCGTATACCCAAGTATTTCACGTTCTACCTGCTCCAATTCTTGAGCATTGCGAACCAACCTCGGATCGTCTTCCAGTTCTTTCAGGCAAGCATAGACTTCCTCAACAGTATTGCAATCTTCAGCTTTTTTCATCAGCACAGTCCATTTTTATAGTCGTCTCAGCGAACAGAAACTATCACGTTTTTTGTTCTCAAAGATAGGCTTTTTTCAAACCGGGAAAATGGGAATGCGCCCCTCAAGGTAGGTCATGGCCAGAATGTCGAACATGGCCTTGCCGTTACCAAACAGCAGGCCTTCGACGCCGAAATAGTTGCCGGTTTCAGTAATGCCTTTTTTAATTATGTTACCATTTTCAGCCACGGAAAGGTATAAAATGCTTCCGGAGCAGATAAATCCGATTTGATTAATATTACAGTTTTGTTTCGCGATAAGTGTGTACGGCTTGATCGTAATGTGTCGGAATCCCTTTTTTACTCTCATACGTGCCGCATCATTTGTGATAGTGTTGAACGGTGAGTGGTTCAGAATGGAGTAATCAACTTCCATTTTTCTTCTCCCGAAAAACAAAAAATCCAGACGATACCATCGCCTGGATTTCCGCTTTTCAATCCAGAATTTGAACGACAGATTCCCTTCCGTCGTCAAGTCAAACAGGTCGGTCTTCTGACTTCCGGATCATTTTACTTGCCGTGTCTTCCCATTCAATCAAGAACAGTGACTTTTTTACAGCGTTCATCCCCGGTTACAGCGGCGGGTCCGTTATTGAATTTCACAATATTCCCGTATCCGGTTTCCACAGGTTTAGACTTTTAAACCGGATATACCTGTAATCTTTATGTAGCCAAAGGGAACATAAAAATTTTGTCATATAATGTCAAGACAATTCAAAAAACGAGATTTAGCGTGCGATAGCACGATAAAAATCCAGGCACTCACGCTCCTAAATTTTGGGCATTTCGGCGTACCCGGACCATCTATTCAGATTTTTTTAGGGCATCCTGATAGTTTTTATATACCTCATTGGCCCCATCCCCTGGCAGACCTGTGGCTGCATTGTCATTGTCAGGGGCAAGGGGCTTTCGAGCCTGGACTTTGAACGGTCTTTCCCAGGTCCGGCCGGTCTCTTCGCGCCGGGTCCGGATATATTCCATATTGTGCCGGGCATCTTCCGGGCTTTGATGCCGCCGCAGCAGGTCAAATGCCTGGGTATCCTTATTCTGCATACCCAGGCTCAGGGCCAGATTATTGACTGCCGTGGCATTGCCGGGATCAAGGGCAAGGCTTTTTTTAAAATAAATTTGCGCCCCTGCATAATCCTTCCGGGCCATGGTTACCCAGCCAAGATTGTTGGTGAAATCGGCCCTGCCTGGATTATAACTCACTGCTTTTTCAAGGGCTTTGGCAGCTTTTTCAAAATGTTCTTCCATGGCGTACAGGATACCCAGATTGTTGTAAATACTGGCATTTTTCCTGTCCAGGGAAAGCCCTTTTTTCAGCCATGTTTCAGCGGAGTTAAAGTCCCCGGTTTCCCTGGCACACACACCTGAAAGATCATAGGTCCTGACCTGTTCTGCGGTCTTAAGTCGCTGGAATTTTCTTGCGTGGATCAACTGGACCTGTGCTACATCATAAAATTTATCCTGAACCAGCTGTTCGGCCAGGGCCAGATGGTTGGGCTTAATTTCATCGGTTTTCCAGACCCTGGTCGCAGGTCTTTGTGCCGGCGGCGTTGCCTTGTTCCTGCCGGAAAGGCTGCACCCGTTTAGAAGGCCGGGCAGAACAACCAGACAAATTCCTGTAATCAGTATTACATAAAGTTTCATCATCTTTCCTTTTTTAATCGTGGTCCTAAAATCCTTGTCTGGATAGGTTGATAAAGTTAATAATAACCGGTCCCAGGATGATCAGCATCAGGGCCGGCATGATAAACACCACCAGAGGCACGGTCAGTTTGGTTGAGAGCTTGGCTCCTTCTTCTTCTGCTGCCTGGCGCCGCTGTTCCCGCATGGCATCGGTATACACTCCCAAAGCGTCCGCAATATCCGTCCCCGTTGACAGGGATTGTTGAAGCACCGTTACCATCGCTTTCAACTCTTTGGACGGATTTTTTTCTTCAAGGTTACCCAACGCCTGGGGCCTGGGAATACCGCTTTTGACTTCTAAAAAATAGATGCCCAGTTCCCGGGACAGAACGGGGGCGATGTGGTCCAGCTTGCGGCATACCCGGTACAGGGCGTCATCAAACCCCAGGCCCGCTTTCAGGCAGACAATTAACAGATCCATGGTGTCGGGCAATTCCCGGAAAAGAGCCGTCTTTCGTTGTTTGATTTTGTTTTTCAACGATACATCCGGCAGAATATATCCGGTCCCAAAGGGGATAAACAAGAGCAGCAGGTGTTTTACCGGCATAAGGCCCCAGGAAAAAAGTATGATAAAGCTTAGAACAGATAGGCCTGCGCCAAGTACGATTTTAACCCCGTAAAGGATCATCAAGGCATCCTTTTCCCTGTATCCGGCATGGATCAGTTTTTTGCGGATCACAGTCAGCTCTTTGTCCTTTTTGGGCATAACCATCTGCCCTAATGTTCTGAAAAACGCATGGGATGATGCGTTGAATACGGGCATTTTAAGGTCGGGCCTGCTGTTGCGTTGGCGCATTCGTTTAAGTGCGGCGCGTCTCAGTGCAGCATTCTGAATTTTGTCGATGATCACAAAGCTGATCCAGAAGGTTGAGCAAAATAAAGCAACCTGTATCACTGTTTCCTGAAGGCTCATAGCTTCAAACCCGCCATTTTCCTCATAACGACAAATCCGGTAATTTCGAGAAAAATTGCCGCATAAATCATGATTTTGCCAAGATCGGTGCCGGTCAGCCGGTGGATATAATCCGGATTAAAAAACCAGGTGACCACAGCGAACAGAAACGGCAGAAGCCCAATAATCACGGCACTGGCCCGGGCCTCAGCCGTATAGGTTTTAATCTTGCGCTGGAAGGTAAAGCGCTTTGTGACGGTGCTTGCAAGGGACTCAAGGATCTGTACCAGGTTGCCGCCGGTTTCCCGCTGGATCACAAACGCTGTGCAGAACAGTTTGATATCGGGCAAATTGCCGTACCGGTTTTCAAAGTTGTGAAAGGCCTGGTCAAAGGTAAATCCCATGGCTATTTCCTGGTAAATGATTTTGATCTCCACGCTTAAGGGCCCATAAAGTGCCTGTGCCGCATCCTTGAGCGCGCCGTCCACATGCCGCCCGATTTGAAGCGCCCGGACAATGATTCCAATGGCTTCGGGAAGTTCCTGGATCATCTGTTTTTCCATCTGCTTTTTTTTGAAAATTAAAAAAAGAACGGGCAGGCCAAGGCTTAAAACAAAAACGGCTGCCGGTAGGACGATGGTGCCGGTGATCAGGCCTGTGATCACCGATAAGGCCGTTCCTGTACAAAACAATGCAAGGATGCAAGTCCTGGCAGTCATCCTGATACCGGCACTGATCAGAAGATATTCCATTCGGTTGACTGTTCTTCCGGCTCTTTGCGGTCCGGTTGCGTCGCCTGGCGGCCTGATGGCAGGTGCGCCGGAAATCTTTGTTTTCCGGGCGGCCATTTTTTTTAAGCGCTGCCTGGTTTTTGCCTTCATCTGTATATGGTCCAGTCCTTTGGCCACTCCCAGAAATACAGGAAAGACAATAAAGAAAACAAAAAGAAAAACCCGTACAGGGGGCATTGTCAAATCTCCGTGACATCCTTGAACATATCCGGATCCAGGGAGATGCCGGATAAGCGGATATGTTCGACGGCGTTTGGAATACGTCCCAGACCTTTAAACGCACCGCTGGTTTTCTGGTGGGTATCGGTGCCGGTGCGTTCAAGTGCAAATACTGTTGTCAGGGCGATGGCACCCTCCCGGATGCCGGAAATTTCTGAAATGTGGGTTATCCTGCGGGTGCCGTCATTTAGGCGGGTGATGTGGACAATCAGGTGAATGGCCCTGCTGACCAACGTCCTTAAAGAGTTTTCGTTAAAATTGATATCACCCATGGTGGCCATGACTTCAAGCCTGGTCAGTGCATCCATGGGCGAATTGGCATGGACTGTGGACATGGAACCCGGGTGGCCGGTGTTCATGGCCTGGAGCATGTCAATGACTTCCGCCCCACGGCTTTCTCCCACAATAATTCGGTCAGGCCGCATTCGCAGGCTGTTTTTCACCAGGTCCGACAGCCGCACCTGGCCTTTGCCTTCGATGTTGGGGGGCCGGGATTCCAACCGGACCACATGGGTTTGGTGCAGCTGCAGCTCTGCACTGTCTTCAATGGTGATGATTCGTTCGTTTTCAGGGATGTTTTCGGACAGCACGTTGAGCAGGGTGGTCTTTCCGGCACCTGTGCCGCCGGAGATCAGGATGTTGAGTTTGGCGCGGATGGCGGCGTTTAAAAAAGTCATCATGGCTGGGCTCAATGCCTTTTTTTCAAGGAGATGAATACCTGTAATCCGGGTGGTGCCGAATTTTCTGATGGAGAGCATGGGGCCGTCCAGGGCCAGAGGCGGGATGATCACATTTACCCGGGAACCGTCCGGCAGCCGTGCATCCACCATGGGGGAAGCCTCGTCCACCCGTCTGCCCACAGACGAGACAATTTTATCAATGATATGCATCAAGTGCCGGTCGTCCCTGAATCTGACACCGGTGGGGTAGAGCAGACCTTCGCGCTCCACCATGACCTGGCTGTAACCGTTAACCAGGATGTCCTGGACGGATTCGTCCTCCAGTAATGTCTGCAGCGGGCCAAAGCCGGTAATCTCATAAATCAGCTCTGAAATCAGGGTGGAGCGTTCCTTTAAATTCAGAGGGATGGATTCCATGGCCGTAATTTCGTTCAGGATGGACCGTATGGTCCCGGCCAGCTCTTCACTGGAAAGGTCTGTGACCGTGGTAAGATCCAGGCGGTCCACCAGTGAGAGATGGATCTTTGATTTAACGGTGTTGTATTTTTCACCAAGGGTGTCAGGCTTTGGGGATACGCCGTTGTTTTGGGTCTCCTTTGCGTTGATGCGGCGGCTCAGTCTCATCTCTTTGCCCCGAACAATAATGTTTTCCATCCTGGGGGACGTACCGGGACTGTTCCGGTAAGGCCGGCTGCCATCTGCCGGATCTGACGGGTCAGCCGCGCATTGGGGGCTGACTGCCGCAAAAAAGCGCCTTTGCCCACGGCTTTGTTCATGACAGCCGTATCATTGTCCAGAACAAAGGAAATTTTTTGGTTAAAGATCCGTTCAAGATCGGGCTTTTGAAATTCACTGCGTTTTAAGTTCCGGTTGAGCACGACCTTAAGTGCCTCCGGTTTAAAATCGATATCCTGTAAAAACTCCAGGGTTTTGCCGACGCCCTTGGCCGAGGGGATGGACTGGATCACTAAGGCCAGAAGTATGTCTGTGGCGGCAAGGGCTTCCAGGGTCTGCCGGGAAAACTGATGGGACGCATCCACCACGATATAGTCAAAATGGTCTTGTAAGAACAGAATCATTCGGGCTACATCCTTGCCGCTCACCGCATCGGCGTCGTTAATCTCATCCCGGGCCGTCATGATGTAAAGCCCGGATTCATGGCAGAAAAGGGAAGAAAACAGCAGGTCTTTGTCCATCCTGTCAAGATCTTCCACCAGTTCAAAGGGGGTGAAGTCCGGTGCAATATCCAGGTAGGCCGTCACATCTCCCATGAACAGGTTTAGGTCTAAAAATAAAACTTTTGAATTGGTGGCTTCCCGGATCAGATCCGCCAGGTTCAGGGCAAGGGTCGTCACCCCAACCCCGCCTTTCAGGGAAAATAGGGTCAATACCTGGCCCTGATGAATATTGCCTTCGGTTCTGGAGAGCATCTGGCGCACGCGGGTCAGGATCTCTTTGCCTGTGGATTCAGGAAAAATAATATCGGCCGCCCCGTTTCTGAACCCTTCTATAAGGGTAGGGGGGTGAGTGCCCGGATCAATCAGAAACACCTTGGCCTGGGGCAGGGTTGCCAGAATCTGCTTTAAGGCTTGCATGCCCGATGATGAGTCCCGGGTGATATCCAGGAATATCAGATCCGGTTTCAGGTCCGAAAGCAATCCCATGTCTTCCCAGGCGTCGGGTAATACTGCGGCCACCCGGGCAAGGGGGGAAATGCCTGTCCGGATGGTCTCGGCCATCTGGTTATCAGCGCCTGCAACAACGGCAATATATTCTTGTCCAAAGCTCATTTGATAAACCCTGTTTTGCCTTTAAATCCCGTCCGCGTTGTCCTTTCCTGTTTGGTGGTATCCAGATCATTTTGAATGAAAAAATCTGTGTCCGTGGTCCGGGTTTTTATTTCATTTCCGGGCAGGCCAGGCACCTGGGCCGGATTCATGGCCCGGACAATGGTGGGCGTTACCATGACTACCAGTTCACTTTCCGATATGCTGTGTTCTTTTGCCGTGAATAATGATCCGATAAAGGGCATGTCTCCCAGAAATGGGATTTTATGAACGGTCTGGTAATAGTTTTGCTGCATCAGCCCTGCCATGGCAAAGGTCTGGCCTGATTTGAGCTGCAATGTGGTGGTGGCTTTCCGGGTATTCAGCCCCGGTACTGTGGTCCCGCCCGAAGAGACCTCCACCGAATAGTCCAGGGATGAGACTTCCGGACTGACCTCCAGGGTGATGGTGTCCTTATCAATGATATATGGGGTAAAACTGAGCATCACCCCGTATTCCTTGTGTTCAATGGTGGGGCCGTCCTCTCCCTCCATGGGCACCGGATATTCGCCGCCGGCCTGGAATTGGGCCTTTTGTCCGTTCATGGTTACAAGTGTTGGCGTGGCAAGGGATCTGGCAAGTCCCTGGGTCTTAAGCAAACTGAGCACACCCAGCCAGTTGCCTTTGGTTGATACCATGGCGATCTGGAATGCCGAAGAAAATGATTCGCCAATAGTGTACTCCAAGTCGCCGGAGTTCGAATCGTTATCGCTTTCACCGAATGAAGAGGTGCTGCCCCCTTTGTAGATTCCCACACCAAAATTGTCACTGACATGGGCGAAATTAATTCCCATATCCCGCAGGGCCGAATTGGAAACTTCGGCAATCATCACCTTGAGCTGGACCTGCTGGGAGCCGGTGAGCTTGATTAGATTCAGGGGTTCCATGCCAAAGCCTTTTACTAAATTTAAAACCTGGTCAAGGATTTGCTGGGAAGATACTTCACCGTTGAGAATAAGCGTCTGGGCATTCTCTCCGGCCCCGGTATCAAGCAATTCCACCGTAACGCCCGGTGCCATGCCCAAAATCCTCTTTTTTAGTGCTGTAAGCGCTTTGGCCGGAATGGTGCTGAATACGTGAATATCATAGGTCCGGACATGGTCTTCCCCAAACCAAAGAATCAGACTGGTGGAGGCGGGTGTCTTTGATTTGGCAATCAACAGTACGCTTGTGGGTGTCAGCACTTCAACATCCGCTGTTTTGGGATTTGCCACGGCGGCCCGGGTAATGGGTTTTTTAGTTTTGATCAGCCTGGAATGACGGATTTCCACATAGACATTCTCCGAGGCGTTAACCGGTAAGCTGCCTGTCATGAGTATGGTACAGACCCCCCAGGCAATAAGGATGCGTATTATGGCTGCCTGCAAAGTGAATGGTTCAGTCTTCATAATATTTCCTGGGGTATGTCTTGGTGCCTTTAATGATGTCAATGACCTTGAATGGGCGTTTTTCTGTCAGGACCTGTTCACTGAACAGCGCCCCGGCTGTATGGATATGTCCGGTGTCAGCTGGGTTTCTTA
This window contains:
- a CDS encoding CpaF family protein, yielding MENIIVRGKEMRLSRRINAKETQNNGVSPKPDTLGEKYNTVKSKIHLSLVDRLDLTTVTDLSSEELAGTIRSILNEITAMESIPLNLKERSTLISELIYEITGFGPLQTLLEDESVQDILVNGYSQVMVEREGLLYPTGVRFRDDRHLMHIIDKIVSSVGRRVDEASPMVDARLPDGSRVNVIIPPLALDGPMLSIRKFGTTRITGIHLLEKKALSPAMMTFLNAAIRAKLNILISGGTGAGKTTLLNVLSENIPENERIITIEDSAELQLHQTHVVRLESRPPNIEGKGQVRLSDLVKNSLRMRPDRIIVGESRGAEVIDMLQAMNTGHPGSMSTVHANSPMDALTRLEVMATMGDINFNENSLRTLVSRAIHLIVHITRLNDGTRRITHISEISGIREGAIALTTVFALERTGTDTHQKTSGAFKGLGRIPNAVEHIRLSGISLDPDMFKDVTEI
- a CDS encoding AraC family transcriptional regulator, which gives rise to MIEKQAFVDILQENDRLNTFFKALASKKIDRDFNDAQHLKEEGNESVELKQELRINKSIDFINANYSNQITLDQLAGQAGVSRFYFSRMFKISTGLTFKNYLNTKRLDAAKRLLERPNVNVSQACFSVGFNDASYFSRLFKRHEGICPSTYKNQCYKGKTRFSF
- a CDS encoding type II secretion system F family protein; translated protein: MSLQETVIQVALFCSTFWISFVIIDKIQNAALRRAALKRMRQRNSRPDLKMPVFNASSHAFFRTLGQMVMPKKDKELTVIRKKLIHAGYREKDALMILYGVKIVLGAGLSVLSFIILFSWGLMPVKHLLLLFIPFGTGYILPDVSLKNKIKQRKTALFRELPDTMDLLIVCLKAGLGFDDALYRVCRKLDHIAPVLSRELGIYFLEVKSGIPRPQALGNLEEKNPSKELKAMVTVLQQSLSTGTDIADALGVYTDAMREQRRQAAEEEGAKLSTKLTVPLVVFIMPALMLIILGPVIINFINLSRQGF
- a CDS encoding type II secretion system F family protein, whose amino-acid sequence is MPPVRVFLFVFFIVFPVFLGVAKGLDHIQMKAKTRQRLKKMAARKTKISGAPAIRPPGDATGPQRAGRTVNRMEYLLISAGIRMTARTCILALFCTGTALSVITGLITGTIVLPAAVFVLSLGLPVLFLIFKKKQMEKQMIQELPEAIGIIVRALQIGRHVDGALKDAAQALYGPLSVEIKIIYQEIAMGFTFDQAFHNFENRYGNLPDIKLFCTAFVIQRETGGNLVQILESLASTVTKRFTFQRKIKTYTAEARASAVIIGLLPFLFAVVTWFFNPDYIHRLTGTDLGKIMIYAAIFLEITGFVVMRKMAGLKL
- a CDS encoding pilus assembly protein N-terminal domain-containing protein, translating into MKTEPFTLQAAIIRILIAWGVCTILMTGSLPVNASENVYVEIRHSRLIKTKKPITRAAVANPKTADVEVLTPTSVLLIAKSKTPASTSLILWFGEDHVRTYDIHVFSTIPAKALTALKKRILGMAPGVTVELLDTGAGENAQTLILNGEVSSQQILDQVLNLVKGFGMEPLNLIKLTGSQQVQLKVMIAEVSNSALRDMGINFAHVSDNFGVGIYKGGSTSSFGESDNDSNSGDLEYTIGESFSSAFQIAMVSTKGNWLGVLSLLKTQGLARSLATPTLVTMNGQKAQFQAGGEYPVPMEGEDGPTIEHKEYGVMLSFTPYIIDKDTITLEVSPEVSSLDYSVEVSSGGTTVPGLNTRKATTTLQLKSGQTFAMAGLMQQNYYQTVHKIPFLGDMPFIGSLFTAKEHSISESELVVMVTPTIVRAMNPAQVPGLPGNEIKTRTTDTDFFIQNDLDTTKQERTTRTGFKGKTGFIK
- a CDS encoding rubredoxin, which translates into the protein METYECTVCGHVYDSEKGDPDNNIAPGTSFQDVPEDWTCPVCGAAKSAFEKA
- a CDS encoding DMT family transporter, with protein sequence MFGFLKNMFPPGLHYVLLSTLGFALMSACVKYAGSFGIPVFEIVAARALVSVLISYADVKRKHISIWGTNKPLLFARGLVGTIALICVYYATTTLPLAEATLLQYTHPVFTSLLALVFLKEPIQGSTKICLLLSLIGLFAVVSPAFMEQAVHELPLFSVAVAITGAFWSGIAYIIVRKLSQTEDSSVIIFYFPLVALPVSLILLGNDFVRPNLHLTFMLVLVGLFTQLGQLGLTNAMKTLTAGKASAYSYLQIVFAVLISVFIFKEIPPLWTYIGGALIISGALINVLDSKVKTESGRKNAQIK
- a CDS encoding tetratricopeptide repeat protein, with amino-acid sequence MMKLYVILITGICLVVLPGLLNGCSLSGRNKATPPAQRPATRVWKTDEIKPNHLALAEQLVQDKFYDVAQVQLIHARKFQRLKTAEQVRTYDLSGVCARETGDFNSAETWLKKGLSLDRKNASIYNNLGILYAMEEHFEKAAKALEKAVSYNPGRADFTNNLGWVTMARKDYAGAQIYFKKSLALDPGNATAVNNLALSLGMQNKDTQAFDLLRRHQSPEDARHNMEYIRTRREETGRTWERPFKVQARKPLAPDNDNAATGLPGDGANEVYKNYQDALKKSE
- a CDS encoding AAA family ATPase; translated protein: MSFGQEYIAVVAGADNQMAETIRTGISPLARVAAVLPDAWEDMGLLSDLKPDLIFLDITRDSSSGMQALKQILATLPQAKVFLIDPGTHPPTLIEGFRNGAADIIFPESTGKEILTRVRQMLSRTEGNIHQGQVLTLFSLKGGVGVTTLALNLADLIREATNSKVLFLDLNLFMGDVTAYLDIAPDFTPFELVEDLDRMDKDLLFSSLFCHESGLYIMTARDEINDADAVSGKDVARMILFLQDHFDYIVVDASHQFSRQTLEALAATDILLALVIQSIPSAKGVGKTLEFLQDIDFKPEALKVVLNRNLKRSEFQKPDLERIFNQKISFVLDNDTAVMNKAVGKGAFLRQSAPNARLTRQIRQMAAGLTGTVPVRPPGWKTLLFGAKR